The following coding sequences are from one Streptomyces sp. NBC_01485 window:
- a CDS encoding IclR family transcriptional regulator, producing MTTPHSAAPERSVVDRTLSILGAFDRDNRTLSLSDLSRRSGLPVATVHRIVNKLHGWGALERCADGGYTIGLRLWETAVLAPRSSSIVETAQPHLVTLHAQTSAAATIAIRDGKESVCLTFVSNEPDATAAYDPGRRVPLHATAVGQVLLAHAGSAVQEEVCSVPLRAYTPATVTHSTRLKQCLARVRREGYAVVHNTLTEGRGAFAVPVRDNRGAVVASVGVVGPVDLVQPARVAAPVRAAAAMIQRCLRSEGLRVAELGA from the coding sequence ATGACCACTCCCCACTCCGCCGCTCCGGAACGCTCAGTCGTGGACCGGACGCTCAGCATCCTCGGGGCCTTCGACCGGGACAACCGGACCCTGTCGCTGAGCGACCTCAGCCGGCGTTCGGGGCTGCCCGTCGCCACCGTTCACCGCATCGTCAACAAGCTCCACGGCTGGGGCGCCCTCGAGCGCTGCGCCGACGGCGGGTACACCATCGGCCTGCGCCTGTGGGAGACGGCCGTACTGGCGCCGCGCTCCTCCTCGATCGTGGAGACGGCGCAGCCGCACCTGGTCACGCTGCACGCGCAGACCTCCGCCGCGGCCACGATCGCCATCCGGGACGGCAAGGAGAGCGTCTGCCTGACCTTCGTCTCCAACGAGCCGGACGCGACCGCCGCGTACGATCCCGGCCGCCGGGTGCCGCTGCACGCCACCGCGGTGGGACAGGTGCTGCTCGCCCACGCGGGCAGCGCGGTCCAGGAGGAGGTGTGCTCCGTTCCGCTGCGCGCCTACACCCCCGCCACGGTCACTCACAGCACTCGGCTCAAGCAGTGCCTCGCCAGGGTCCGCCGGGAGGGCTACGCCGTCGTCCACAACACGCTGACCGAGGGCCGGGGCGCTTTCGCGGTCCCGGTGCGCGACAACCGCGGTGCGGTGGTGGCCTCCGTCGGCGTCGTGGGCCCCGTCGACCTCGTCCAGCCGGCACGCGTGGCGGCCCCCGTGCGTGCCGCCGCCGCGATGATCCAGCGGTGCCTGCGCAGCGAGGGGCTACGCGTCGCGGAGCTCGGCGCCTGA
- a CDS encoding AraC family transcriptional regulator: protein MTLDELLTFASRRFLTAPHRLEFHQIMLVKAGAGTYAADSTRFDCRPGTLVWTRPNQVIQFYPGAGMCADIIMFSEVFPLQMGAHMGMLDDVLRPSHWQLEDTELSALQRVLSLLLEEFERPDQGLGEELLKHLLAVVLLHIDQMCRLRHTDAMAVSGESGELFLRFRRELDRSFHTTRLVEDYAAALNCSTRALARACRAVAGTSAKDVVDARVALEARRLLAHSDLPISAIARQLGFSEVTNFGKFFARRVHMTPGAFRREAKVGNQS from the coding sequence GTGACCCTGGACGAACTGCTCACCTTCGCGTCCCGCCGCTTCCTCACAGCCCCGCACCGGCTCGAGTTCCATCAGATCATGCTGGTCAAAGCGGGGGCGGGGACCTACGCGGCGGACTCCACGCGCTTCGACTGCCGGCCCGGGACGCTGGTGTGGACCCGGCCGAACCAGGTGATCCAGTTCTACCCCGGCGCCGGCATGTGCGCCGACATCATCATGTTCAGCGAGGTGTTCCCGTTACAGATGGGCGCCCACATGGGGATGCTCGACGACGTGCTGCGGCCCTCGCACTGGCAGCTCGAGGACACCGAACTCAGCGCGCTGCAACGGGTACTGAGCCTCCTTCTGGAGGAGTTCGAGCGGCCCGACCAAGGGCTGGGCGAGGAACTGCTGAAGCATCTGCTGGCCGTCGTCCTGCTCCACATCGACCAGATGTGCCGCCTGCGCCACACCGACGCCATGGCGGTCAGCGGCGAGAGCGGCGAGCTGTTCCTGCGCTTCCGCCGCGAGTTGGACCGCTCCTTCCACACCACCCGGCTGGTCGAGGACTACGCCGCCGCCCTCAACTGCAGCACGCGCGCCCTGGCCCGGGCCTGCCGCGCGGTCGCCGGCACCTCCGCCAAGGACGTGGTCGACGCCCGGGTCGCCCTGGAGGCGCGCCGCCTGCTCGCCCACTCCGATCTGCCGATCAGCGCCATCGCCCGGCAGCTCGGATTCTCCGAGGTGACCAACTTCGGCAAGTTCTTCGCACGGCGCGTGCATATGACGCCGGGTGCCTTCCGCCGCGAGGCAAAAGTGGGAAATCAGTCGTAA
- a CDS encoding acyl carrier protein: MPAVTAPEAEAWLIEKIAHRLDVASTEVSREVYFDELDLDSTEALILAGELENWLGFELSTTTLWYHPTVKDLAVYLAEESAQRATAA; this comes from the coding sequence ATGCCCGCAGTCACCGCACCCGAGGCCGAAGCCTGGCTGATCGAGAAGATCGCCCACCGCCTCGACGTGGCATCCACCGAAGTCTCGCGCGAGGTCTACTTCGACGAACTGGACCTCGACTCCACCGAAGCCCTCATCCTGGCGGGCGAGTTGGAGAACTGGCTCGGCTTCGAGCTGAGCACGACGACGCTCTGGTACCACCCGACGGTCAAGGACCTGGCCGTGTACCTGGCCGAGGAGAGCGCGCAGCGTGCGACCGCCGCGTAA
- a CDS encoding thioesterase domain-containing protein produces the protein MRPPRNAPPPVARRLRAAAPGRRTVHVVHPGALAPQVYEGLAEALPEGDGLTVLDLGAVPDYADAALTGGRAATTVQALAERLLAAMTEVPGPHTLAGWSFGGVLALAMTHALPAGRRPDRVVLLDSIAPTDAYKQPDDTLEPALLLDWFTMYLGAKRDRPVPLAPGALDGRGVDDGLPVVLDAAVSAGTLLPGTPLPGLRKLYDTYVDGLLRNNRLVAPYRPVPAPLPLVLVKAERSLIPGDETLGWLPLAPHGLTVHLCPGDHYTMLGRPDSLGVLARLLYPSEPFTPSA, from the coding sequence GTGCGACCGCCGCGTAACGCGCCCCCGCCGGTCGCCCGCCGGCTGCGGGCCGCCGCGCCCGGCCGGCGCACGGTCCACGTCGTCCACCCCGGCGCGCTCGCGCCCCAGGTCTACGAGGGTCTGGCCGAAGCCCTGCCGGAGGGCGACGGGCTGACCGTGCTGGACCTGGGCGCGGTCCCCGACTACGCGGACGCGGCCCTGACCGGCGGCCGGGCGGCCACGACCGTCCAGGCCCTGGCCGAACGCCTGTTGGCGGCCATGACAGAGGTGCCCGGCCCGCACACCCTCGCCGGCTGGTCCTTCGGCGGCGTCCTGGCCCTGGCCATGACACACGCGCTGCCCGCCGGACGGCGCCCCGACCGTGTGGTGCTCCTCGACAGCATCGCGCCCACCGACGCCTACAAGCAGCCCGACGACACACTCGAACCCGCCCTGCTCCTGGACTGGTTCACGATGTACCTCGGCGCCAAGCGGGACCGCCCCGTCCCGCTGGCCCCCGGCGCGCTCGACGGGCGCGGCGTCGACGACGGACTCCCCGTGGTCCTGGACGCCGCCGTGTCCGCCGGCACCCTCCTGCCCGGCACCCCGCTGCCGGGCCTGCGCAAGCTCTACGACACGTACGTGGACGGACTGCTGCGCAACAACCGCCTCGTCGCCCCCTACCGGCCCGTCCCCGCCCCGCTGCCGCTGGTGCTGGTGAAGGCCGAGCGGAGCCTGATCCCGGGCGACGAGACGCTCGGCTGGCTGCCGCTCGCCCCGCACGGGCTGACCGTGCACCTGTGTCCCGGCGACCACTACACGATGCTCGGCCGCCCCGACTCCCTCGGCGTGCTCGCCCGACTCCTGTACCCGAGCGAGCCGTTCACGCCCTCGGCGTGA
- a CDS encoding SDR family NAD(P)-dependent oxidoreductase: MNASHPSDDLDRRLARDPIAIVGLSALYPKSRDLREFWGNVVSAADCIEDVPATHWDVSEHYDSDPAAPDKTYSRRGGFIPDVDFNPLEFGLPPNTLEVTDVLQLLSLVVARDVLKDAGADQDWYDASRTGVMLGVTGANQLTQPLTARLQTPVLKEVVRSCGLSERDAEEIAEKFKLAFAPWEENSFPGMLGNVVAGRIANRLDLGGTNMTIDAACASSLGAVKAAVSDLLERRSDMMVVGGCDAENTIFMYLCFSKTPAFSKAGRIRPFDENADGTLIGEGIGMLALRRLADAERDGNRIYAVLRGIGSSSDGRFKSIYAPRKEGQMAALRRAYEDADVSPGSIELFEAHGTGTAVGEATELSALSAVVSEHTDERQFAAVGSVKSQIGHTKAAAGAAGMIKLALALHHKVLPPTINVDTPNPAIDWARSPFYVSAQARPWIRDPRKPRRRAAVSSFGFGGTNFHLVLEEHGDGDDLKVMLPVSRTHLWHAPDMQGLVRALDGGAEPRTEPAPAGHPRLALVARTDAELAELRALAVAELKARPDAESFAHPKGVYFRRSAADTGKAGALFAGQGSQYVEPGRTAVLALPPLRAAFDRANAAFQDHELPLSRVAFPPPAFDDATRTAYENALRRTEYAQPAIGALAAGHYRYLSELGFAADGFLGHSFGELAALWAAGAIDDDTYFALARARGAAMAPPADPDFDAGAMAAVTASEEQVARLLAEYPELTVCNLNAADQVVLGGATDAVERLVRAASAAGVRAVRLPVSAAFHTPFVAHAVEAFGLHVAEAEIREPRRPVYANSPEAAYGSDVDANRRTLVDQLVKPVRFAERIEEMYAAGFRTFVEFGPKGVLTQLVRRILGEREHFAVQLDPGAKGDADLALKRAVAQLVVLGLPLTTVDPYVSEAPVIEPVKGMTVPLNGINHVPQARKAAYREALENGYRVTLPKAAPAVAAAAAPLPVPVAAAPAGAVQPVPVDVLESEFVEEERQTPVPGSDRLSELISDHLSLHDDYLTGQLAGAQRLMGILERADEQGRINEVFPGVATVKEHGLAIGRTHVRANEILRDLAAMELGAAAPAAPTAPTAPVTDVALAAPTAPAVPPAPVTPAIEPPAPTRPQATAPPASRAPVAAPEPPQSSSEASTADVEAALLGIVSEKTGYPADMLELGMDLEADLGIDSIKRVEIMGVLQERFPSPTPVGPEQLAELRTLNEIVGFVLSLGGTSRPLSSATVKATPAAPAPVVGTADVAAALLGIVSEKTGYPAETLDLDMDVEADLGIDSIKRVEIMGVLQERFPSPTPVGPEQLAELRTLNEIVGFVLELRGPATTPATATPATPTAASRPAAAPAVSADAVRDALLDIVSTKTGYPADMLDLTMDVEADLGIDSIKRVEIMGVLQERFPSPTPVGPEQLAELRTLSDIVGFVAGLSGGAGEEPRVAEAAVTGAGSGAAPEAGALGRGQAALVDLPVPDRIVGAYPQGAAAIVVDDGSAVAEATADRLVAAGWQVRVLRLPGVPQRIGGAADGALTGWGATELASRIDELGSGRLHLVLAFAAADGLPWAEGVRRLAHTLLIAKQVVGPLTAAAATGQRAAFVTVTQLDGAFGLGGVAEDAVPAGGVGGLVKTLAVEAPELFCRAVDLSPALGGVEAAGLVLDEVSDAAAGPVQVGRDGVRRVALTLGEEPATPSVDAVPLTSDDLLVVTGGGRGITARCAEALAAAHRPGMLLLGRTALGEEPDWARGLTDQAALKAAAVAQLKGTGEKPTPKRVEQLYQLVVGEREVRETLSAIRAAGSEVEYLAVDITDAAATATALEPYKERISGLVHGAGVLADQLISAKKAAEIERVFSVKLGGLRSVVAALPAERLRHVVLFSSVAGFFGNRGQSDYAMANEVLNSWAAAWKRQHPQTHVTSLNWGAWDSGMVSPQIKAVFKERGIALIPLGTGTRMFAEQFAPERSGDVVTVLGPTTPLSEPAGSAPTAPVVMERDLTSLVADPLVADHVIGDAPVLPAAAALGWATGAVERLTGHPVAEIRDFAVHKGVIFDGSLDGSRFELSVDPTPDGAEADVAIRSVGATGTVRPHYAARVLLGGGTQAQAQAQAQAQAQAQSQARARTQSQHVAGLPALGGGGDAQVFYADGTLFHGESLRGLRRVLQDGESRLVIECALPEHRPAGGAFAGSRYAPGTADLLLQAGLVWMRRYRDTASLPMSVARADLYEALPDGAPFVVVVEPVSANGTTATVDVTACAPDGRVLLRFAGLSLVSTPQLAAKFAGR, translated from the coding sequence GTGAACGCTTCGCACCCTTCTGACGACCTCGATCGCCGGCTGGCCCGGGATCCCATCGCGATCGTCGGCCTGTCCGCCCTCTACCCCAAGTCGCGTGACCTGCGCGAGTTCTGGGGGAACGTGGTGTCGGCCGCCGACTGCATCGAGGACGTCCCCGCGACCCACTGGGACGTGTCGGAGCACTACGACTCCGACCCGGCCGCGCCCGACAAGACCTACTCCCGGCGCGGCGGCTTCATCCCCGACGTCGACTTCAACCCGCTGGAGTTCGGTCTGCCGCCGAACACCCTCGAAGTCACCGACGTGCTCCAGTTGTTGAGCCTCGTCGTCGCCCGCGACGTGCTCAAGGACGCGGGCGCCGACCAGGACTGGTACGACGCCTCCCGCACCGGCGTGATGCTCGGTGTGACCGGCGCCAACCAGCTCACCCAGCCGCTGACCGCCCGTCTGCAGACCCCCGTCCTCAAGGAGGTCGTGCGCTCCTGCGGCCTGTCGGAGCGGGACGCGGAGGAGATCGCGGAGAAGTTCAAACTGGCCTTCGCGCCCTGGGAGGAGAACTCCTTCCCCGGCATGCTGGGCAACGTCGTCGCCGGCCGCATCGCCAACCGCCTCGACCTCGGCGGCACCAACATGACCATCGACGCGGCCTGCGCCAGTTCGCTGGGCGCGGTGAAGGCCGCGGTCAGCGACCTGCTGGAGCGGCGTTCCGACATGATGGTGGTGGGCGGCTGCGACGCCGAGAACACCATCTTCATGTACCTGTGCTTCAGCAAGACGCCGGCGTTCTCCAAGGCGGGCCGCATCCGCCCGTTCGACGAGAACGCCGACGGCACTCTCATCGGTGAGGGCATCGGCATGCTGGCGCTGCGCAGGCTCGCCGACGCCGAACGGGACGGCAACCGGATCTACGCGGTGCTGCGCGGCATCGGCTCGTCTAGCGACGGCCGGTTCAAGTCCATCTACGCCCCGCGCAAAGAGGGGCAGATGGCGGCCCTGCGGCGGGCGTACGAGGACGCGGACGTCTCCCCCGGCTCGATCGAGCTGTTCGAGGCGCACGGCACCGGTACGGCGGTCGGCGAGGCCACCGAGCTGTCCGCTCTCTCTGCGGTGGTGTCGGAGCACACGGACGAGCGGCAGTTCGCCGCGGTCGGCAGTGTGAAGTCGCAGATCGGCCACACCAAGGCGGCCGCGGGCGCGGCCGGAATGATCAAGCTGGCGCTCGCCCTGCACCACAAGGTGCTGCCGCCCACCATCAACGTGGACACGCCGAACCCGGCGATCGACTGGGCGCGCAGCCCCTTCTACGTCAGCGCGCAGGCCCGCCCGTGGATCCGCGACCCCCGCAAGCCCCGGCGGCGTGCGGCCGTCTCCTCGTTCGGCTTCGGCGGCACCAACTTCCATCTGGTGCTGGAGGAGCACGGCGACGGAGACGACCTGAAGGTCATGCTCCCGGTGAGCCGGACCCATCTATGGCATGCCCCTGACATGCAGGGTCTGGTGCGGGCACTGGACGGCGGCGCCGAGCCGCGCACCGAGCCCGCTCCGGCCGGCCACCCCCGGCTCGCCCTCGTCGCCCGTACCGACGCCGAACTCGCCGAGCTGCGCGCCCTCGCGGTCGCCGAGCTGAAGGCCAGGCCCGACGCCGAGTCGTTCGCACACCCCAAGGGCGTCTACTTCCGCCGCTCCGCCGCCGACACCGGCAAGGCGGGCGCGCTCTTCGCGGGGCAGGGCAGCCAGTACGTCGAGCCCGGCCGGACCGCCGTGCTCGCGCTGCCCCCGCTGCGGGCGGCCTTCGACCGGGCGAACGCCGCCTTCCAGGACCACGAACTCCCCTTGTCCCGCGTCGCGTTCCCGCCGCCCGCCTTCGACGACGCGACCCGCACGGCGTACGAGAACGCGCTGCGCCGCACCGAGTACGCCCAGCCCGCCATCGGCGCCCTCGCGGCCGGCCACTACCGGTACCTGAGCGAACTGGGCTTCGCCGCCGACGGGTTCCTCGGCCACAGCTTCGGCGAACTGGCCGCCCTGTGGGCCGCCGGCGCGATCGACGACGACACGTACTTCGCGCTCGCCCGGGCCCGGGGTGCCGCCATGGCGCCGCCCGCCGACCCGGACTTCGACGCGGGGGCGATGGCCGCGGTCACCGCCTCCGAGGAGCAGGTCGCCCGACTGCTGGCGGAGTACCCCGAGTTGACGGTCTGCAACCTCAACGCCGCCGACCAGGTGGTGCTCGGCGGGGCCACCGACGCCGTGGAGCGGCTCGTGCGGGCGGCGAGTGCGGCAGGCGTACGCGCGGTCCGGCTGCCGGTCTCGGCGGCGTTCCACACGCCGTTCGTCGCACACGCGGTGGAGGCCTTCGGGCTGCACGTGGCCGAAGCCGAGATCCGCGAGCCGCGGCGGCCGGTCTACGCCAACTCGCCTGAAGCCGCCTACGGTTCGGACGTCGACGCCAACCGGCGGACCCTCGTCGACCAGCTCGTCAAGCCGGTGCGGTTCGCCGAGCGGATCGAGGAGATGTACGCGGCGGGCTTCCGCACGTTCGTCGAGTTCGGCCCCAAGGGCGTGCTGACCCAGCTCGTCCGCCGCATCCTCGGCGAGCGCGAGCACTTCGCGGTGCAGCTCGACCCCGGCGCCAAGGGCGACGCCGACCTCGCACTCAAGCGTGCGGTTGCCCAACTGGTCGTGCTCGGGCTGCCGTTGACGACCGTCGACCCCTATGTGTCCGAGGCGCCGGTCATCGAGCCGGTCAAGGGCATGACGGTGCCGCTCAACGGCATCAACCATGTGCCTCAGGCCCGGAAGGCGGCGTACCGCGAGGCCCTGGAGAACGGCTACCGGGTCACGCTGCCGAAGGCCGCTCCGGCGGTGGCTGCTGCGGCGGCGCCCCTCCCCGTTCCGGTGGCCGCCGCGCCCGCTGGCGCCGTACAGCCCGTCCCCGTAGACGTCCTGGAGAGCGAGTTCGTGGAAGAAGAACGCCAGACGCCCGTGCCCGGCAGCGACCGGCTGTCCGAGCTGATCTCCGATCACCTGTCCCTGCACGACGACTACCTCACGGGCCAGCTGGCCGGCGCGCAGCGCCTGATGGGGATCCTCGAGCGGGCCGACGAACAGGGCCGCATCAACGAGGTGTTCCCGGGGGTGGCCACCGTCAAGGAGCACGGGCTGGCCATCGGCCGCACGCACGTGCGGGCCAACGAGATCCTGCGGGACCTGGCCGCCATGGAGCTCGGCGCAGCCGCGCCGGCCGCGCCGACGGCACCGACGGCTCCCGTCACGGACGTGGCCCTGGCCGCTCCGACCGCGCCGGCCGTCCCGCCCGCGCCGGTGACCCCGGCCATCGAGCCCCCCGCTCCGACGCGCCCGCAGGCGACCGCGCCCCCGGCGTCCCGCGCCCCCGTCGCAGCTCCCGAGCCGCCGCAGTCGTCATCCGAGGCTTCGACCGCCGACGTCGAGGCCGCGCTGCTCGGCATCGTGTCGGAGAAGACCGGCTACCCGGCGGACATGCTCGAGCTCGGGATGGACCTGGAGGCGGACTTGGGCATCGACTCCATCAAGCGCGTCGAGATCATGGGCGTCCTCCAGGAACGCTTCCCCAGCCCCACCCCCGTCGGCCCCGAACAACTCGCCGAACTCCGCACGCTCAACGAGATCGTCGGCTTCGTCCTGAGCCTCGGCGGGACGAGCCGTCCGCTGTCCTCGGCCACCGTGAAGGCCACGCCGGCCGCCCCGGCTCCGGTCGTCGGCACCGCCGACGTCGCCGCCGCGCTCCTCGGCATCGTGTCGGAGAAGACGGGCTACCCGGCCGAGACGCTCGACCTCGACATGGACGTCGAAGCGGACCTCGGCATCGACTCCATCAAGCGCGTCGAAATCATGGGCGTCCTCCAGGAACGCTTCCCCAGCCCCACCCCCGTCGGCCCCGAACAACTCGCCGAACTCCGCACGCTCAACGAGATCGTCGGATTCGTCCTGGAGCTGCGGGGCCCGGCCACCACACCCGCCACCGCCACGCCCGCCACCCCCACGGCCGCATCCCGCCCGGCCGCTGCGCCGGCAGTCTCCGCCGACGCCGTACGCGACGCACTCCTCGACATCGTCTCCACCAAGACCGGCTATCCCGCCGACATGCTCGACCTCACCATGGACGTCGAAGCGGACCTCGGCATCGACTCCATCAAGCGCGTCGAAATCATGGGCGTCCTCCAGGAACGCTTCCCCAGCCCCACCCCCGTCGGCCCCGAACAGCTCGCCGAACTCCGCACGTTGAGCGACATCGTCGGGTTCGTCGCGGGGCTCTCCGGTGGCGCGGGTGAGGAGCCGCGTGTTGCCGAGGCGGCCGTGACCGGGGCGGGTTCCGGTGCGGCTCCGGAGGCCGGCGCGCTGGGCCGGGGGCAGGCCGCGCTGGTGGATCTGCCCGTGCCGGACCGGATCGTGGGGGCCTACCCGCAGGGTGCGGCCGCGATCGTCGTCGACGACGGCAGTGCGGTCGCCGAGGCGACGGCGGACCGGCTCGTCGCCGCCGGCTGGCAGGTGCGGGTGCTGCGGCTGCCCGGCGTGCCGCAGCGGATCGGCGGTGCCGCGGACGGCGCGCTCACCGGCTGGGGCGCCACCGAACTCGCCTCGCGGATCGACGAGTTGGGGTCGGGCCGGCTGCACCTCGTGCTCGCCTTCGCCGCCGCCGACGGCCTCCCGTGGGCCGAGGGCGTGCGCAGGCTGGCGCACACCCTGCTGATCGCCAAGCAGGTGGTGGGCCCGCTGACGGCCGCCGCCGCGACGGGGCAGCGGGCCGCGTTCGTCACCGTCACCCAGTTGGACGGGGCCTTCGGTCTCGGCGGGGTGGCCGAGGACGCGGTGCCCGCCGGCGGCGTCGGCGGTCTGGTGAAGACCCTGGCGGTGGAGGCGCCCGAGCTCTTCTGCCGGGCCGTGGACCTGTCGCCCGCGCTCGGCGGCGTGGAGGCGGCCGGGCTCGTACTGGACGAGGTGAGCGACGCCGCGGCCGGACCGGTGCAGGTGGGCCGGGACGGGGTGCGCCGGGTCGCGCTGACCCTGGGCGAGGAGCCGGCCACCCCGAGCGTGGACGCCGTACCCCTCACCTCCGACGACCTGCTGGTCGTCACCGGCGGCGGACGCGGCATCACCGCCCGCTGCGCCGAGGCCCTCGCCGCCGCGCACCGTCCGGGGATGCTGCTCCTGGGCCGTACGGCCCTGGGCGAGGAGCCGGACTGGGCCCGTGGGCTGACCGACCAGGCCGCGCTGAAGGCCGCCGCCGTCGCGCAGTTGAAGGGGACCGGCGAGAAGCCGACCCCCAAGCGCGTCGAGCAGCTCTACCAGTTGGTCGTCGGTGAGCGCGAGGTGCGCGAGACCCTCTCGGCGATACGGGCCGCGGGCAGCGAGGTCGAGTACCTGGCGGTGGACATCACCGACGCCGCCGCGACCGCCACCGCCCTGGAGCCGTACAAGGAGCGGATCAGCGGCCTGGTGCACGGGGCGGGCGTCCTCGCCGACCAGTTGATCTCCGCCAAGAAGGCGGCCGAGATCGAGCGCGTCTTCTCCGTCAAGCTGGGCGGTCTGCGCTCGGTCGTCGCCGCTCTGCCGGCCGAACGGCTGCGGCACGTCGTGCTGTTCTCCTCGGTCGCCGGATTCTTCGGCAACCGCGGCCAGTCGGACTACGCCATGGCCAACGAGGTCCTCAACTCCTGGGCGGCCGCCTGGAAGCGGCAGCACCCGCAGACCCACGTGACGTCCCTCAACTGGGGCGCCTGGGACAGCGGCATGGTGTCGCCGCAGATCAAGGCGGTCTTCAAGGAGCGCGGTATCGCCCTGATCCCGCTCGGGACCGGAACCCGGATGTTCGCCGAGCAGTTCGCCCCCGAGCGGTCCGGTGACGTGGTCACGGTCCTCGGCCCGACCACGCCCCTGTCCGAGCCGGCCGGCTCCGCGCCCACGGCGCCGGTCGTCATGGAGCGGGACCTGACCTCTCTCGTCGCCGATCCGCTCGTCGCCGACCACGTGATCGGAGACGCACCGGTGCTGCCCGCCGCGGCGGCCCTGGGCTGGGCGACGGGCGCCGTCGAGCGGCTCACCGGCCACCCCGTCGCGGAGATCCGGGACTTCGCGGTCCACAAGGGAGTGATCTTCGACGGCAGTCTCGACGGCAGCCGGTTCGAGCTCTCCGTCGACCCGACGCCCGACGGCGCCGAGGCCGACGTCGCGATCCGCTCGGTCGGCGCCACCGGAACGGTCCGCCCGCACTACGCGGCACGGGTCCTCCTCGGCGGCGGCACACAAGCACAAGCACAAGCACAAGCACAAGCACAAGCACAAGCACAGTCGCAGGCACGGGCACGGACACAGTCGCAGCACGTGGCCGGGCTGCCCGCGCTGGGCGGCGGCGGCGACGCGCAGGTCTTCTACGCCGACGGCACCCTCTTCCACGGCGAGTCGCTGCGCGGTCTGCGCCGGGTGCTCCAGGACGGCGAGTCGCGTCTCGTGATCGAGTGCGCGCTGCCCGAACACCGGCCCGCGGGCGGGGCGTTCGCCGGCAGCCGGTACGCGCCGGGCACCGCCGACCTGCTGCTGCAGGCGGGGCTGGTGTGGATGCGCCGGTACCGCGACACGGCGAGCCTGCCGATGTCGGTGGCCCGGGCCGACCTGTACGAGGCGCTGCCGGACGGTGCGCCGTTCGTCGTGGTGGTGGAACCGGTCTCGGCGAACGGCACGACCGCCACGGTCGACGTGACGGCGTGCGCTCCGGACGGCCGGGTCCTGCTCCGGTTCGCCGGACTGTCCCTCGTGTCCACCCCGCAGTTGGCCGCCAAGTTCGCCGGCCGCTGA